DNA sequence from the Candidatus Neomarinimicrobiota bacterium genome:
ATGGATTTCAGGTATCCCGGTCCGCTACCGGTCTCGAAAGAAGCCGGAATAGTTATGATTTGTGAAGGGATAGAAGCCGCCACGAGGTCTATAAAAGAAAAAACTTCCAACAGAATTACCGATATGGTGGAATTAATAATTCAGAGCAGACTAAACGACGGGCAGTTAGATGAATGTGAACTGACACTCGCTGAAATCGGCAAAATAAAGGAAGCGATATTGCCTATGTTGATCGGCATGTATCATGTAAGGGTTGAATATCCTGATGATACTCAGAAAGATGAGGAAAAACCTTCCGAAAACGGAGACACGGAAAAGGGTTCAGAAAAGACTACCTTAGAAACTGAATCTATTCATGGACATGACGCTTAATGTAGAGAATGCTGAAGATGCGGGAATCCGACCTGATTTAGTGAAATCAGCGGTCAACGAAGTTTTTTCAGGTGAAGCAGTGACTATCAGCTCTATATCCGTACTATTCATATCAGATGATGAAATAATGAAAGTGAATAAAAAATATCTCAATCATGATTTTACAACCGATGTTATTACTTTCCCGCTCGGCGAAGAACCGGATTCTATTGAGGGTGAAATTTACATTAGTATAGATACAACTCGACGAAATTCGGCAGAATATGGAGTTACGCACAAAAGTGAATTACTTCGGGTAGCAATTCACGGCGCATTACATCTTGCCGGATATGATGATTCAACCTCAATATTAAAATCGAAGATGAAGGCCAAAGAAAACTATTACCTGAACCTAATCGGGGAGTTTACGGCTATGGAAGATCATCGGGAGGCGCAGTAACACGCTGGACAATTATTTCTGGTATAAGATAGCAGGTTTGGCGCTGTTGATGCTGATTTCAGCATTCTTTTCGAGCAGTGAAACGGCGTATTTTTCATTGAAAGATAAACGTATCAAGGAGCTTGCCACAGAAGGGGGCAAGCGGAAAAAGAGATTGTCCGCTCTATTAAAAGAACCCCGGAAACTCCTGATAACCATCCTGACGGGCAATACAATTATTAACGTAATAATCGCAAGCCTCTCAACTCTGATCGCTCTTGACATTGCTGTAGAAAAGGGGATCAACAGAAACACCGCGGTATTGGTTGAAGTCATAATTGTAACATTACTGGTTTTGATTTTTGCGGAGGTTTCCCCAAAATTAGCGGCTGTTAAACATTCGGAGGCGATCGCGAAACTTTTCGCGTATCCTCTTTCTTTTGTACACGTTATCCTGCAACCTATCTCAAGAGTTTTATATGGACTGACAGATTTTGTAATGCGAATCTTCGGTATAGAAAAAAGTAGGATTAGTTTTAGTGAAGAAGAAGTTAAAACGTTAGTGGACGTTGGGGAAGAGCAAGGTACTCTTGAAAAAGAGGAACACAAAATGCTTCACGCTGTCATCGAGCTGAGTGAAACAATGGTTAGAGAGATAATGGTTCCCCGGACAGACGTTACAATGATGCACGAGGATACCACAATAGAAGAGGCGATAGAAATAATACGCCAAAACCGCTATTCCCGTATTCCGGTTTACGGCGAAAGTGTAGATGATATCGAAGGAGTTCTTTATACCCGGGATCTGATTCAATTTCTAACAAAGAATCCTAAAAATCTTGTAATATCGGAACAACTCAGACCTGCTTATTATGTCCCGGAAACTAAAATGGTGGACGATCTTTTGAGAGATTTTCAGGAACAACGGAAAAAATTCGCCCTCGTCGTTGACGAATACGGAGGATTGGCCGGTCTTGTCACGCTTGAGGATATACTCGAAGAAATTGTCGGCGAAATACAGGACGAACATGATAACGAGCAACCGATTTTCAGAAGGATAAACGCTAATACTCTTAAAGCGGATGCGAGATGGGACCTTGACGATGTGGAAGATGAGATAGGAATCTCATTCCCAACAGGCGAGGGTTATGATTCTCTCGGCGGATTTCTATTCCATCAATTCGGCGAGATTCCCGCCGAAAATCAGGAAATCAGTTACAGCGGCGTAAAATTCAAAGTGTTAACTGTCAACTCAAACCGCATAATGGAAGTGGAAATTGACAGTACGAATAAAAAAATAATTGAAAAAGACGACTAGACTTTCCATCCATATAACAATCTTTTAATAACAACACTGTAGCAATTCATAAACCCCGTGTGCGCTAAAATGTGACCGGGTATTTCCGCCGGGTTCCCAGCCCGACAATCTGTCTGGCCTGTCAGACAACCAGGCGGGCGGACATTTGTCCTAATAGTAAGTAAGGAATTCCTTTAATCGCTCCATCGCCACTGACCGGTTATGGAAAGCGGTTCTTTAAGTTTGTGCTTGATAAGCATATCTCTAATTTCGCTGTCTGAATAAAGCCTGCCGATCCTTTCCGGTTCGTCCGCAATACGAAGCAGAGTGGTTGCCGCGATAACGGCTGCATTATTCAAAAAAGTCTCGGATGCTTTATCGAACGTATCACCGGCGCTATGGTAATAACGCCACATACTTTCAGGTAAATTAGCTGCAAGACTCATAGCCGGAACTCCCGCTAACATAAACGATTCGTGGTCGCTGTGTAAGCCCGCTTTAGATACAACTTTATCGGGTTCCATACCAAACCCCTGTAAATCCGCTGCAAGATTTTTTAGAAATGGCAGAGCTTCATCGTGACCATATACTTTATAGCTGAACGGATCACCTATCATATCCATATTGAGCATCATTACGATATTGCCTAACTCGGCAGAATGTTGCTTGATATAATTTGAAGATCCGTACAGACCGAATTCTTCTCCCATAAAGAGTATAAAGCGGATTGTGCGTTTTGGTTTTGCTTTCAGTTTTGAAAGAACCCGCGCTGTTTCAAGCAATGTGACGGAGCCGACTCCATTATCAATTGTTCCCTGACCTAAATCCCACGAATCAAGGTGAGCGCCGACTATCACTACTTCATCCGGTAGCTCCGAACCGCGAATTTCTGCAATGATATTATTCGCGTAAGTTTTTTTGGTTTTGTTCTTCATATCAATTTTTACTTTCACATCAGGATGATTCTTTAGATATCTTCTCAGCCAGGTACCGTGTTCGGCAGAGACACCAACTGCGGGAATTTTAACATAGCCGCCTCTTTTAACCGTTCCTGTGCGTGGTAAATTGCCCGGAGCATTAGTTATCAGAATAAATCCTGCCGCCCCATATTTCATTGCGAGTTGAACCTTTTCAGTTCTGTGTACCGAGCGTTTGTCGGGTAAGGTTCCTACTTCAGCGAGTACGATCTTTCCTTTTATGTCATCGGATAATTTTTCGAATTCATCCGGATGCCCAAAGCCGACATCAATAACCATCTCGGTAATCTTTGATTTTGAAGGAGTATTTGCCAACGCTGCGGCAGAAAGTAGTTTTTTATCGGGTGTGGCGACTTCAACTTTTAAAGAACCTCGTTCCCATCCGGGCATTTCAAACCGTTCAAAATGAGGATTTTGTAAACCGTAAGAATTGAACTTATTCAGCGCCCATCTTTCCGCCTCGTAACCGGATTTAGTGCCAGATACTCTTCCACCTATGTTATCAGAAAGTTCACGTAAATTCGAGTAGGCGGCTGAGTTATAAAAAACTTCGCCGAATATCAGATGATAAATTCCTTTTCGTTCGGCATTGACCTGCGCGATGAATCCGATGGCAATAGGCAAAAATGCGAATAGTAAAATGTACATATTTCGATTCATATTATCTCCGTAGTAAAACAGTATTGAGAAAGATATAATTTAGCGAAGTCACAATCAAGTTCTCCAATATTATCGGGATTTTGCGTTGTATGTTGAAATTTTCAGTCTAAAGAGATATATTCAGTTCAGGATGCGCGCTGAAGGGGATTAATTGTATTTCGGCGAAACCATCCTTTTATTTATTTTAAGGAAGGAAGAACACCATAAACAGCTCGAAAAAAGAATTGTACAAAACAGAATTTTCTAACTTGATAGAAATTATGGAAGC
Encoded proteins:
- the ybeY gene encoding rRNA maturation RNase YbeY → MDMTLNVENAEDAGIRPDLVKSAVNEVFSGEAVTISSISVLFISDDEIMKVNKKYLNHDFTTDVITFPLGEEPDSIEGEIYISIDTTRRNSAEYGVTHKSELLRVAIHGALHLAGYDDSTSILKSKMKAKENYYLNLIGEFTAMEDHREAQ
- a CDS encoding M28 family peptidase: MNRNMYILLFAFLPIAIGFIAQVNAERKGIYHLIFGEVFYNSAAYSNLRELSDNIGGRVSGTKSGYEAERWALNKFNSYGLQNPHFERFEMPGWERGSLKVEVATPDKKLLSAAALANTPSKSKITEMVIDVGFGHPDEFEKLSDDIKGKIVLAEVGTLPDKRSVHRTEKVQLAMKYGAAGFILITNAPGNLPRTGTVKRGGYVKIPAVGVSAEHGTWLRRYLKNHPDVKVKIDMKNKTKKTYANNIIAEIRGSELPDEVVIVGAHLDSWDLGQGTIDNGVGSVTLLETARVLSKLKAKPKRTIRFILFMGEEFGLYGSSNYIKQHSAELGNIVMMLNMDMIGDPFSYKVYGHDEALPFLKNLAADLQGFGMEPDKVVSKAGLHSDHESFMLAGVPAMSLAANLPESMWRYYHSAGDTFDKASETFLNNAAVIAATTLLRIADEPERIGRLYSDSEIRDMLIKHKLKEPLSITGQWRWSD
- a CDS encoding HlyC/CorC family transporter, producing the protein MLISAFFSSSETAYFSLKDKRIKELATEGGKRKKRLSALLKEPRKLLITILTGNTIINVIIASLSTLIALDIAVEKGINRNTAVLVEVIIVTLLVLIFAEVSPKLAAVKHSEAIAKLFAYPLSFVHVILQPISRVLYGLTDFVMRIFGIEKSRISFSEEEVKTLVDVGEEQGTLEKEEHKMLHAVIELSETMVREIMVPRTDVTMMHEDTTIEEAIEIIRQNRYSRIPVYGESVDDIEGVLYTRDLIQFLTKNPKNLVISEQLRPAYYVPETKMVDDLLRDFQEQRKKFALVVDEYGGLAGLVTLEDILEEIVGEIQDEHDNEQPIFRRINANTLKADARWDLDDVEDEIGISFPTGEGYDSLGGFLFHQFGEIPAENQEISYSGVKFKVLTVNSNRIMEVEIDSTNKKIIEKDD